A single Primulina eburnea isolate SZY01 chromosome 11, ASM2296580v1, whole genome shotgun sequence DNA region contains:
- the LOC140805500 gene encoding uncharacterized protein: MHTHSHSSREANRGGLPPQPPPQQEMLITREALEALVKETAARAAAEAVAQALAHRRHADTGETTPGDHSSSRDPGNTLRNKDDARREAESDGRTHRPHTHRESVTLPTYAQGSRTLSGQDSRLAILPARRGPFTTAILAESLPAGMKIPNLPEYDGTGDPQEHLDKFYAKADLYDISDAAYCKIFRTTLAGRALAWFNKLPSGTIDSLENLTQRFLHQFSINKKYPKTAAYLFTVIQKDGEGLREYVQRFTQAVHEVPHVNHDLLAGIVQQNLRHRKFKESIAGKPPNSLEELLERAEKYIRIEEAIEPRYLGKRRREEERPVRREEKRTAQSPRLQYTPLKARLSEILVVAEQQGLLQPPRPMKENPKRQRSDKYCRFHKDKGHSTEDCFSLRAEIEKLIERGYLSDYVDRRRGQQRDKRRRDDDRPRGQRQEQGEMSEKSKHRDENLPTGGIISVITGGPACGDSNRARKNLARAARADHTSSHVAALQPINEVSMADVGMTFGGEDLESPRGEHNDALIISATISNFWVKKILVDSGSSADIIFHDAFQKLGLSNVQLAQVKTPLVGFTGEVVEAMGEVTLPISLGSYPRRSTKMVKFLVVKAPSAYNVILGRPSLNLFRAVASTYHMKLKFPTSDGAGEAVGDSRLARVMLLFCKTRWKLGGGKAPG, translated from the coding sequence ATGCACACTCATTCACACTCTTCACGCGAGGCTAATAGGGGGGGACTCCCACCTCAGCCACCTCCGCAGCAAGAAATGCTCATCACCCGCGAAGCGTTGGAGGCCTTGGTTAAAGAGACAGCCGCTCGCGCCGCGGCCGAAGCAGTTGCCCAGGCACTAGCGCACCGCCGACATGCTGATACTGGTGAGACAACCCCTGGAGACCATTCATCTTCTCGTGACCCTGGAAATACGTTAAGGAACAAGGATGACGCACGCAGAGAAGCTGAATCAGATGGTCGAACGCATCGTCCCCATACACATAGAGAAAGTGTCACACTCCCTACTTACGCACAGGGATCACGCACTTTGAGTGGACAGGATAGCCGACTGGCCATTTTACCTGCTAGGCGCGGCCCTTTCACCACCGCCATTTTGGCTGAGTCATTGCCAGCAGGAATGAAAATCCCCAACTTGCCAGAATATGATGGAACAGGCGACCCGCAAGAGCATCTCGACAAATTTTATGCGAAAGCTGACTTGTACGATATCAGCGACGCCGCTTACTGCAAGATCTTCCGAACTACGCTAGCTGGCCGAGCGCTTGCTTGGTTCAACAAGCTTCCCTCAGGGACCATAGATAGTTTGGAGAACCTGACTCAGCGTTTCCTCCACCAATTCTCTATCAACAAGAAGTACCCAAAAACTGCAGCTTACTTGTTTACTGTAATTCAGAAAGACGGTGAGGGCCTGAGAGAGTATGTACAGCGATTTACGCAGGCTGTGCATGAAGTTCCCCATGTTAACCATGACCTGTTAGCCGGAATAGTACAGCAGAACCTCCGTCACAGGAAATTCAAGGAATCGATAGCTGGAAAACCCCCTAATTCATTGGAGGAGTTGTTGGAAAGAGCTGAGAAATATATACGAATAGAGGAGGCTATCGAACCACGGTACTTGGGGAAAAGAAGAAGGGAAGAAGAGAGACCGGTAAGAAGAGAGGAGAAGCGAACAGCTCAAAGCCCACGGCTCCAGTATACTCCTCTGAAGGCACGTTTGTCAGAGATACTGGTGGTGGCAGAGCAACAGGGTTTGTTACAACCCCCGCGTCCAATGAAGGAAAATCCTAAGCGTCAGAGATCTGACAAGTATTGTCGTTTCCACAAAGATAAAGGTCATTCCACCGAAGATTGTTTCAGCCTTCGGGCTGAGATAGAAAAGTTGATCGAGCGAGGATATTTAAGTGACTACGTGGATAGGCGTCGTGGTCAGCAGCGAGACAAGAGGCGTCGTGACGACGATCGTCCACGTGGGCAGAGACAGGAGCAGGGTGAGATGAGCGAGAAATCCAAGCATAGAGATGAGAACCTGCCCACTGGGGGCATCATATCTGTTATAACTGGAGGGCCCGCTTGCGGAGATTCAAACCGTGCAAGAAAAAATCTCGCGCGCGCCGCCAGAGCAGATCACACTTCCTCGCACGTAGCCGCACTTCAGCCGATAAACGAGGTGTCGATGGCAGATGTTGGCATGACTTTTGGGGGTGAAGATTTGGAATCCCCTCGGGGAGAACACAACGATGCCTTAATAATTTCTGCTACGATTTCTAATTTTTGGGTAAAGAAAATATTGGTAGACTCGGGGAGCTCGGCAGACATCATTTTTCATGATGCGTTCCAGAAGCTGGGTCTAAGCAATGTTCAACTAGCGCAAGTGAAAACACCTCTCGTCGGTTTTACAGGAGAAGTGGTTGAAGCAATGGGAGAAGTTACTTTACCCATTTCATTGGGATCTTATCCAAGGCGGAGCACGAAAATGGTAAAGTTTTTAGTGGTGAAAGCTCCCTCGGCCTACAACGTAATACTAGGCCGTCCAAGCCTAAACTTGTTTCGCGCCGTCGCATCCACTTATCACATGAAATTGAAGTTCCCGACTTCTGACGGAGCAGGAGAAGCGGTGGGAGATAGCAGGCTTGCTAGAGTCATGCTTCTATTTTGCAAGACGCGGTGGAAACTCGGAGGAGGCAAGGCCCCGGGATAG